The following is a genomic window from Lysinibacillus sp. G4S2.
CCTGCAATTGCCAATCCTGCTCCAACGATAGCAGCGAGCAATACACGTGGAGCTCGGATTTGCCAAATGATAATTTCCTGTGAGCGACTCCAATCTTGTTCTATTCCATTTTGTATAAGTGGGATTTTTGAAAGGATGACCTTCCATACATATTGTGGCGTAACAGAAACCGATCCAACCATTATAGCAATTGTCATTGAAATGAGTAGAACTAGAAGAAGAGTCATTGAGAGTAGTATAAATTTTTTATTCATCTGTTTATTAACTCCTAATCAAAAATAATAGGTACGAAGCAATAAAAAAGGGTATTCCATGCTAAATACGCATAGAAATACCCGAGATTAAACAAAGTAAGAAAGATTTCCTTCTATTGTCCGTAATCGCTTTCATCCTCGTGGGCATTACAGGTATTCGCTAATTGGCAGGTCTCCTGGCTTCGAATCAATGTACTATGATTGCCTTCCCATTCTAGAACAGTGGCTAAATCATCATAGAACTCCTCGTTACAGTTGCGGGACAGCGTCGGATTTGCACCAACTTCCCTTTTAAGTGACACATTTACAAGATGTCACACCATTAGCATCATATATATTTTAAAATTATGACGATTCTATCATATATTTTAATAGTTCGTCTATTACTAGAATTATTCATCCAAATAAGAAGGATAATTATTTTTGTGTTAACCGAATAAAATAATCAAGTTGACACAAAAACTTTATTTTCTTACACTATTATTATCAACATTACTTATTAGGGGTGAAATAATGACAACAGTAGCGGAACACTCGCATCACAAATTAAGAACAGTAGATATTGCTTATATTGGACTATTTTCAACATTGATGATGATTGGCGCTAATATTACTTCCTTTGTACCTTTTATGGTTGTTGGTGGCGTACCAATTACGCTGCAAACATTTTTTGCTATATTAGCAGGACTGATTCTTGGTAGTAGAAAAGGTGCACTCGCTTGTACTGTTTATATGTGCATCGGTTTAGCAGGCGCACCTGTATTTGCACGTTTCAGTGGTGGCTTTGGACAAATCTTAAGTCCTACATTCGGTTTTATTGTCACTTTTATATTAGCTGCATATGTTGCAGGGCTTATTGTAGAGCGCAGCGGAACGAAAAAAAGCTATGTAATTGCTGCTTTAATTGCAACTGCCATTAATTATTTACTTGGAACGAATTGGATGTATTTCGCCTATAAGCTATGGGCTAGTGCTCCAGATGCTTTTTCTTATAAGATGGCATGGCTTTGGATGATGCCTCCATTACCAAAGGATATTATTTTAGCTATATTTGCCGGTATTTTTGCCTACCGCCTACAAAAAGTATTGAAAATAATTCCTGTTAAATAACAGAAACCCTTCTTTAGTTTGATGCTAAAGAGGGTTTTTTTTCTTGTAAGACTGCTATCCACAATTTCTGCACATTTATTTGCTACATTAAGGGCAAATAAGGAGGAGGAAATTAACATGATATTAAAAAGACAATGGCCTATTGGCATACTGACAGCATTAGCTTTACTAACATTATCAGCTTGCTCTACCAGTTCAACTAAGCCGGAAACCAATTCAAAAAATAACACCGAAACTGAGCAGAGCACTGAGATGGATCATTCTATGATGAACCATTCAAGCTCTAGTGAAGTACCAACAACTTTGAAAAATGCTGAAAAACCAAAGTTTCCTGTTGGAAGCACCGCCATTATTACGGATGGTCATATGGCAGGTATGAAAGGCGCAGAAGCAACGATTGTTGGCGCTTATGATACGACAGCCTACATTGTCTCCTATGAGCCAACTACAGGTGGAAATCGCGTAGATAATCATAAGTGGGTTATTCATGAGGAATTGATAGATTCAGGTGAAGCTCCATTGGCTCCTGGTACAGAAATCAAAACGAATGCATCTCATATGGAAGGGATGGAAAATGCGACTGTCCATATAGATGAGGCACTACAAACGACAGTTTATATGATTGATTATACGTCTACAACTATAGGTGAAGCAGTGAAAAACCATAAATGGGTTACGGAAGAAGAGCTAGCAACAAAAAAATAAAAATTCAACCTCTGCGGGAATTCTTCCATCAGAGGTTGTTATTTCTAGCTTCTAAAGGCTTTCGATCAGCTGACTTATGCCATTTATAGCCGATTCCCCAAACTGTTTGTAAGTACTCATCAGCTGGAAAACCACTTTTTCGTAATTTTTCTCGTAAATTACGGACATGTGAATCAATAGTTCGATCTTCAATTGATACGTTATAACCCCAGACTGTATTAATGAGATGTTCTCTTGAGAAAACTTTATTTTGATAATCAAGAAATAACGCTAACATTGCAAATTCTTTCGGCGTTAAAGGAATAGCCTCTTGTTGAAAATATAATTCAAAGGATTCTTTATTTAAACGTAGCCCTTCAAAGAAAATAACTTTTTCTTCAACTTTCGTTCTTCTTAATACAGCATTTATACGAGCTAGTAACTCTTCTTCATCGAAAGGCTTTAAAATATAGTCGTCTGCCCCAATATTTAACCCTTTTATGATATCAGCCTGCTCCCCTTTTGCTGTTAGCATAATCACTGGTATATCCGAAAACTTCCTTATTTCCTGACAAGCTTGCCAGCCATCCATCTCTGGCATCATAATATCTAACAGCACTAAGTCTATATGATTTTCCTCTAAATACACTAGAGCATTTCTAATCGATGTCATTGCTATACAATGAAACGTAGGCTCTAAGTAAAGAGATAGTAAATCTAGCATCCTTGGTTCATCGTCAATTAGTAATAATGTTTTCATTCGTTCCTACTCCTTAAACAGTAATTCAAAAGTAGTCCCTTTGTTTTCCTCACTAAAAACGGTTACTTCTCCTCCTTGTGCATGTACAAGTTCTTTGACAATAGCGAGGCCTAATCCTGAACCTCCATGCGCACGTGTACGAGATTTTTCTACCCTATAAAAGCGTTCAAAAATATAAGGTAAATCCTTCTTCGGAATCCCTTTCCCAGTATCTTTTATAATAATTTTTAACAAGTTACTGTGTCTTTTCACAATTACGGAAGTCGAATCTCCTGAGGAACAATACGTTAATGCGTTATTTAAAAGATTTAAAATAATTTGCTCAAGTCTTGCCGAATCAGCCATTAATGTTAATCCCTCTTCACATTGAACAAAAAAATCTATTTGTTTTTCCTGAAAAGCAGGGCTCAGCTTGGCTTCAATATTAACCAAAAACTCATCCAAATGAAGATATTCCTTGTCAATAACAAAAGAATTTTCATCCATTTTTGCTAAATCAAATAAGTCTTTTATTAAACGAGAAAGTCGATTTGTTTCTTCTATAATAATGCTTAAATATTTTTGGCGATCTTGCTCCGTCAAATCACGTTTATAAAGTATGTCTGTATACCCTTTTATAAACGTTAATGGTGTTCTAAGCTCATGGGCAATACTTGATAAAAATTCCTTTCTCTCTTCTCTTAAATGTTGTAAATCATCTGATAAAAGCTGTATTGCATTAGAAAGATCGCTTAATTCATCTTTACCATTAGTAGAAAGGGCCACCGTAAAATCCCCTTTACTCATTTTCAAAGTAGCTTCTTTCATTTGAACTAATGGGTAGGCGAGCTTTCTAGACAAAACAATAATGACTGCAATGGTCACCAATCCTGAAATAATACCAACAATTAGAAAATGCTTATTTAAGCGTTCCATTAATGCATGGATAGAATCTGTATTTTGAAACATAAAAACATAGCCAATTGTCGTTTGCTGTTTTTGGATAGGACTAATTGTTGCAATATATTTCTCCTCCTGCCAATTATCCTGCAATACCTTTCCATTATAAGGAACGTTATCCTCGAGCTTCTTTATATAAGCTCTTATTTCAGGGTGTGGCTGTGAAGCAGCTAATAGTTTTCCAGCCTTATCTGAAATAACAACATCCGTATTTTCTTTTGATTCCATTAATACTACGTGAGCTAATGTTTCCTTATCGAAATTTTGCTCTAATATTGTTCGATGTGAATTTCCCCTTGCCTGCAAGCTCTTTAATTCCTCTTCAACTCTAGAATTGGTCAAAGACGCATGTAAGAAAAGCATCATAAATGTTTCAATACAAAATAATGTGCTAAAAAAGATTATTCCAAGCTTAAGTGAAAGTTTTTTCATCCTCTAACCACCAATATAGGATTTCATAAAAGTATAACGTTAATATATGAAGATTTCATGCAGAAATAAATCTTATAAAGCGAGAGGTTGATTTCCGTTCCGGCTGAAGCTACTTGACGCTCACTCACAGGAAAACGGGTAGCCTAGAACGGTAATCACCCTCATGTAAAGCGGCTCAACATTCACACATTTTTTTATCAATACTAAGAGGTTGGGACATAAGTATATTTCTGAAGCAAAATTACAATATTTCACATCAGAAAAGCGCAAGAAATCAACGTTTCTACAATTGATTTCTCGCGTTTTTTAAGGTTTTGACCAGTTATGTCCTAGCCTCTTTATTTTTTCATCCAGTTTAAGAAGTTATCAATAACTACATCAAGGAATTTAACAGTACTCTCATCTGTTAAATTGCCTTCTTCATCAAATTTAGTGTGCACAGCTCCAATATAAACGTCATTACCACTAAGTAATGGTGAATTAACACCAGGT
Proteins encoded in this region:
- a CDS encoding biotin transporter BioY; the protein is MTTVAEHSHHKLRTVDIAYIGLFSTLMMIGANITSFVPFMVVGGVPITLQTFFAILAGLILGSRKGALACTVYMCIGLAGAPVFARFSGGFGQILSPTFGFIVTFILAAYVAGLIVERSGTKKSYVIAALIATAINYLLGTNWMYFAYKLWASAPDAFSYKMAWLWMMPPLPKDIILAIFAGIFAYRLQKVLKIIPVK
- a CDS encoding YdhK family protein, with amino-acid sequence MILKRQWPIGILTALALLTLSACSTSSTKPETNSKNNTETEQSTEMDHSMMNHSSSSEVPTTLKNAEKPKFPVGSTAIITDGHMAGMKGAEATIVGAYDTTAYIVSYEPTTGGNRVDNHKWVIHEELIDSGEAPLAPGTEIKTNASHMEGMENATVHIDEALQTTVYMIDYTSTTIGEAVKNHKWVTEEELATKK
- a CDS encoding response regulator transcription factor codes for the protein MKTLLLIDDEPRMLDLLSLYLEPTFHCIAMTSIRNALVYLEENHIDLVLLDIMMPEMDGWQACQEIRKFSDIPVIMLTAKGEQADIIKGLNIGADDYILKPFDEEELLARINAVLRRTKVEEKVIFFEGLRLNKESFELYFQQEAIPLTPKEFAMLALFLDYQNKVFSREHLINTVWGYNVSIEDRTIDSHVRNLREKLRKSGFPADEYLQTVWGIGYKWHKSADRKPLEARNNNL
- a CDS encoding HAMP domain-containing sensor histidine kinase, whose amino-acid sequence is MKKLSLKLGIIFFSTLFCIETFMMLFLHASLTNSRVEEELKSLQARGNSHRTILEQNFDKETLAHVVLMESKENTDVVISDKAGKLLAASQPHPEIRAYIKKLEDNVPYNGKVLQDNWQEEKYIATISPIQKQQTTIGYVFMFQNTDSIHALMERLNKHFLIVGIISGLVTIAVIIVLSRKLAYPLVQMKEATLKMSKGDFTVALSTNGKDELSDLSNAIQLLSDDLQHLREERKEFLSSIAHELRTPLTFIKGYTDILYKRDLTEQDRQKYLSIIIEETNRLSRLIKDLFDLAKMDENSFVIDKEYLHLDEFLVNIEAKLSPAFQEKQIDFFVQCEEGLTLMADSARLEQIILNLLNNALTYCSSGDSTSVIVKRHSNLLKIIIKDTGKGIPKKDLPYIFERFYRVEKSRTRAHGGSGLGLAIVKELVHAQGGEVTVFSEENKGTTFELLFKE